A genomic stretch from Cloacibacterium caeni includes:
- a CDS encoding OmpA family protein, whose product MKLINKSSVAALFLSSAMVLTSCEAIQNANNTQKGAVIGTAAGAILGAVIGNNAGKGGNAPQGAVLGGVVGGVVGGVIGNKMDKQAKEIKEALPGAEVVRVNEGIKVTLSENTVNFDFDSSNLTSVAKTNLNKLAEVLKNNPDTNINIYGHTDSRGTDEYNQSLSERRANSVVNYLVSLGVAKSRLFAMGVGEKEPIADNSTDAGRAKNRRVEFAITANEEMIKDAQQEAK is encoded by the coding sequence ATGAAACTTATCAATAAATCAAGCGTAGCAGCATTATTTTTATCATCAGCAATGGTGTTAACCAGTTGTGAAGCAATTCAGAATGCAAATAATACTCAAAAAGGTGCAGTAATTGGTACTGCAGCAGGTGCTATTTTAGGCGCAGTTATAGGAAATAATGCAGGAAAAGGCGGTAACGCTCCTCAAGGTGCCGTATTAGGCGGTGTAGTTGGTGGAGTAGTTGGTGGAGTAATCGGTAATAAAATGGATAAACAAGCCAAAGAAATTAAAGAAGCTTTGCCAGGAGCAGAAGTGGTGAGAGTAAATGAAGGGATTAAAGTAACTTTATCAGAAAATACGGTAAACTTTGATTTTGACTCATCTAATCTTACTTCAGTTGCAAAAACCAACCTCAATAAATTAGCAGAAGTTCTTAAAAACAACCCTGATACCAATATCAATATATACGGACATACGGATTCTAGAGGAACAGATGAATACAACCAGAGCTTATCTGAAAGAAGAGCAAATTCAGTAGTGAATTATTTAGTTTCTCTTGGCGTTGCAAAATCTAGATTATTTGCAATGGGAGTTGGTGAAAAAGAACCAATAGCAGACAACAGTACAGATGCTGGTAGAGCTAAAAACCGTAGAGTAGAATTTGCCATTACTGCAAATGAAGAAATGATTAAAGATGCTCAACAAGAAGCCAAATAA
- a CDS encoding SDR family NAD(P)-dependent oxidoreductase has protein sequence MIILGSTSEVAQAFVEKALTAGEKFPKIYLVTSSRETTERFAQHIDVKFLQPSEIVELDLTQEINYSVFENIDSDLLFCATGYLGLGTEDGLYDDKNTEKIIDINYAKLVPVINYFAKKMESKRSGNIIALSSVAGDRGRQSNFIYGSAKAAFTAYLSGLRNYLFSKKVHVMTVKPGFMETKMTEGLPLNPKLTATPKQAAECIYKAYKKQKNIVYVLPIWRLIMLIIIHIPEFIFKKLKL, from the coding sequence ATGATTATTCTTGGTTCCACATCAGAAGTTGCACAAGCATTTGTAGAAAAAGCATTAACTGCTGGTGAAAAATTTCCTAAAATTTATCTGGTTACTTCTAGCCGAGAAACCACAGAACGTTTTGCGCAACATATTGATGTGAAATTTCTGCAGCCATCAGAAATTGTAGAATTGGATTTGACTCAAGAAATCAATTATTCTGTTTTTGAAAATATAGACTCAGATTTGCTTTTCTGTGCCACTGGTTATTTAGGTTTGGGAACCGAAGATGGTTTGTATGATGATAAAAACACCGAGAAAATCATTGACATTAATTACGCAAAATTGGTTCCTGTAATCAATTATTTTGCTAAAAAAATGGAAAGCAAAAGAAGCGGAAACATCATCGCGCTTTCCTCTGTAGCAGGAGATAGAGGAAGACAAAGCAATTTCATCTACGGAAGCGCAAAAGCAGCTTTTACCGCTTATTTAAGTGGATTGAGAAATTATCTTTTTTCTAAAAAAGTTCATGTGATGACGGTAAAACCAGGTTTTATGGAAACCAAAATGACCGAAGGTTTACCGCTGAATCCAAAACTTACTGCAACACCAAAACAAGCGGCAGAATGCATTTATAAAGCTTATAAAAAGCAAAAAAATATCGTTTATGTTTTGCCAATTTGGAGATTAATTATGCTCATTATCATTCATATTCCTGAATTTATTTTTAAGAAGTTGAAACTGTAA
- a CDS encoding HAD family hydrolase has product MKKLYLFDFDGTLTYKDTMFLYLQFYNEKKYFWNFLKHIPLFVLVKLHLANAEKVKKSFISSILKGEREEKINRVSQEFVDKFYPKIIRENALEFIENIDKENTESYLITASLDIWVKPFAEKMGMKFLATEARFENGIFTGHFKTRNNNGKEKVNRIQKEIEGKKYDKIIAFGDTSGDLPMLSLAHESHYRFFH; this is encoded by the coding sequence ATGAAAAAACTATATCTATTTGATTTTGATGGAACACTTACGTACAAAGACACCATGTTTTTGTACTTGCAGTTTTATAATGAAAAAAAATATTTCTGGAATTTTCTGAAACATATTCCGCTTTTTGTTTTGGTAAAATTACATTTGGCGAATGCAGAAAAAGTGAAAAAAAGTTTCATCAGTTCTATTCTAAAAGGCGAAAGAGAAGAAAAAATCAATAGAGTTTCTCAAGAGTTTGTCGATAAATTTTATCCGAAAATTATCAGAGAAAACGCTTTAGAATTTATAGAAAACATTGACAAAGAAAACACAGAAAGTTACTTAATAACCGCTTCTCTTGATATTTGGGTGAAACCTTTTGCCGAAAAAATGGGAATGAAATTTTTGGCAACAGAAGCCCGTTTTGAAAACGGAATTTTCACTGGGCATTTTAAAACTAGAAATAACAACGGCAAAGAAAAAGTAAACCGAATCCAAAAAGAAATAGAAGGCAAAAAGTACGATAAAATCATCGCTTTTGGCGATACTTCTGGAGATTTACCTATGCTTTCTCTCGCTCACGAATCTCATTACAGATTTTTTCATTAA
- a CDS encoding PDZ domain-containing protein, whose amino-acid sequence MKILSFLFLIFSLSINAQDGFQILEDKKKVNIPFRQINNLVFLDLKVNNVDLTFLLDTGVSETLLFSLENKEVVFENVEKIRFTGLGGSNYIEGIKSTQNKVEVNKTLVDLSHEIYIILDEDFNFSSHVGIPVNGIIGYHFFKNNPLKIDFERHIITVYNRKYYSEKTFRKFEKLPISVESQKPYHIAEVQQTKEFFPAKMLIDLGNSDAMWLFPNRIPNFNYNRPNIDDFLGRGFNGDIYGKRSRIHALKLGNNILNEPIVAMPSEESVKSMNFVKERIGSIGADVLKRFTIGFDYKNGLFFIKKTKSIKEPFRFNMSGLDIKHDGMKWEKDLVKVELPKLPESTNNDRGTTIRIQDASEFQYKFVLKPEYSVAGVRENSPGFLADIKKGDKLLEINGKKTSDMTLQEINEAFITEENRVIKIKLIRNSVTLIKEFILKDPIPYQEN is encoded by the coding sequence ATGAAAATCTTATCTTTTCTTTTTCTGATTTTTTCTTTATCCATCAATGCTCAAGATGGCTTTCAGATATTAGAGGATAAAAAAAAGGTAAATATTCCTTTTCGGCAAATCAATAATTTAGTTTTTCTGGATTTAAAAGTCAATAATGTAGACCTTACTTTTTTGTTAGACACTGGCGTTTCCGAAACTTTACTTTTTAGCTTAGAAAATAAAGAAGTAGTTTTCGAAAATGTAGAAAAAATAAGATTTACAGGGTTAGGTGGAAGCAATTATATAGAAGGCATAAAATCTACTCAAAACAAAGTAGAAGTCAATAAAACTTTAGTGGATTTAAGTCACGAAATTTACATCATCTTAGACGAAGACTTCAATTTTTCTTCTCACGTAGGAATTCCTGTAAATGGCATCATTGGTTATCATTTTTTTAAAAACAACCCACTAAAAATAGATTTCGAAAGGCATATTATTACGGTTTACAATAGAAAATATTATTCTGAGAAAACTTTCAGAAAATTTGAGAAATTACCTATAAGTGTAGAATCCCAAAAACCCTATCACATTGCCGAAGTACAGCAAACCAAGGAGTTTTTCCCTGCAAAAATGCTCATTGACTTAGGAAATAGCGATGCAATGTGGCTTTTCCCTAATAGAATCCCAAATTTCAACTATAATAGACCTAATATAGACGATTTTCTAGGAAGAGGATTCAATGGTGACATCTATGGAAAACGCAGTAGAATCCACGCACTGAAACTTGGAAATAATATTCTAAATGAACCCATTGTAGCAATGCCGAGTGAAGAATCGGTAAAATCTATGAATTTCGTAAAAGAAAGAATTGGCTCTATCGGTGCAGATGTTTTAAAAAGATTTACAATTGGTTTCGACTATAAAAATGGCTTATTTTTCATCAAAAAAACCAAATCTATCAAAGAACCTTTCAGATTTAATATGAGCGGTTTAGACATCAAACATGATGGCATGAAATGGGAAAAAGATTTGGTAAAAGTTGAACTTCCAAAACTTCCAGAATCTACAAATAACGACAGAGGAACCACAATAAGAATTCAAGATGCAAGTGAATTTCAATACAAATTTGTGTTGAAACCAGAATATTCTGTGGCTGGAGTTAGAGAAAACTCACCAGGATTTTTAGCAGACATCAAGAAAGGAGATAAACTCTTAGAAATCAATGGTAAAAAGACTTCTGACATGACGCTACAAGAAATAAACGAAGCTTTTATTACAGAAGAAAATAGAGTGATAAAAATTAAATTAATCAGAAATTCTGTAACTTTAATCAAAGAATTTATTCTAAAAGACCCTATTCCTTATCAAGAAAATTAA
- a CDS encoding FAD-binding oxidoreductase, translating into MKPDFVKNVSTWGNHPIVNKLFKAEEDYSKIREFVRQNNEVIAYGNGRCYGDAALAEAMFSTKKLNKFISFDRLNGILECESGVLLSEILEITVPQGYFLAITPGTKFITLGGAIASNVHGKNHHAEGGFSECVIEFKMMVEDGEIITCSREENAEKFWATFGAMGLTGIILSAKIKLKNIESAYIRQESIKAENLDEIFQLFEESEDWTYTVAWIDCLQKGKNIGRSILMRGEFALRAELPQKWQENPLRLKKKLSPTIPFYFPSFVLNSFSVRAFNFLYFNKQRQKVVKNFIDYETFFYPLDAINDWNKIYGKGGFIQYQMVIPKEKGKEGMKKILETIGRSGQGSFLAVLKLFGKGNPEAYNSFPFEGYTLALDFKINRELRQLVDNLDKIVEEFGGRIYLTKDSMSKPSLTNYLKNVDSSKFVSLQSKRIKRGS; encoded by the coding sequence ATGAAACCAGATTTCGTAAAAAATGTTTCTACTTGGGGCAATCATCCCATAGTAAACAAACTGTTCAAAGCCGAAGAAGACTACAGTAAAATCAGAGAATTTGTAAGACAAAATAACGAAGTTATTGCGTATGGAAATGGTAGATGCTATGGCGATGCAGCCTTAGCTGAAGCCATGTTTTCTACAAAGAAATTAAATAAATTCATCAGTTTTGATCGTTTAAATGGCATTTTAGAATGCGAATCTGGAGTTTTGCTTTCTGAAATTTTAGAAATTACGGTTCCGCAAGGTTACTTTTTGGCTATTACACCTGGAACTAAATTTATTACATTGGGAGGAGCAATTGCTTCTAATGTTCATGGGAAAAATCACCATGCAGAAGGTGGTTTTTCGGAGTGTGTAATTGAGTTTAAAATGATGGTAGAAGATGGCGAAATCATCACGTGTTCTAGAGAAGAAAATGCAGAGAAATTTTGGGCTACTTTCGGAGCAATGGGACTTACCGGAATTATTCTTTCTGCAAAAATTAAACTCAAAAATATAGAATCGGCATACATTCGTCAAGAGTCTATAAAAGCTGAAAATCTAGACGAAATTTTCCAACTTTTCGAAGAATCAGAAGACTGGACTTATACCGTAGCTTGGATAGATTGCTTGCAAAAAGGTAAAAACATAGGCAGAAGTATTTTAATGAGAGGGGAGTTTGCACTTAGAGCAGAATTGCCACAAAAATGGCAAGAAAATCCATTGAGATTAAAGAAAAAATTAAGTCCTACCATTCCGTTTTATTTTCCAAGTTTTGTGTTGAATAGTTTTTCCGTAAGAGCTTTTAACTTCTTGTACTTCAATAAACAAAGACAAAAAGTAGTTAAAAATTTCATAGACTACGAAACTTTTTTCTATCCTCTAGATGCGATTAATGACTGGAATAAAATCTATGGAAAAGGTGGTTTTATTCAATACCAAATGGTAATTCCAAAGGAAAAAGGAAAGGAAGGCATGAAAAAAATCCTAGAAACCATTGGTAGAAGTGGACAAGGTTCGTTTTTAGCAGTTCTTAAACTTTTTGGCAAAGGAAATCCAGAAGCGTATAATTCTTTCCCTTTTGAAGGTTATACCCTCGCTTTAGATTTTAAAATCAATAGAGAATTAAGACAATTGGTAGATAATTTAGATAAAATTGTAGAAGAATTTGGCGGTAGAATTTATTTGACCAAAGACAGCATGAGTAAACCTTCACTTACCAATTATCTGAAAAATGTAGACAGTTCTAAATTTGTTTCGCTGCAAAGCAAAAGAATAAAAAGAGGTTCTTAA
- a CDS encoding decaprenyl-phosphate phosphoribosyltransferase — protein sequence MRKFLKLLRVEQWVKNFFVFTPLFFSGNVTHVDLMLKSIFAFLVFSLTASSIYVLNDYSDIESDKKHPEKCKRPLASGAISKTTAKIIFVLLILSVVLLVFFGGDYFHKNFTKFSIIIVSYFFMNIAYTFKLKHVAIIDVCIIALGFVLRVLAGGYATGIVVSQWAILLTFVLALVLAIGKRRGELINAEISGKTRKALDGYNVQFADIALSISVTLAIVCYLMFTLTPEVQEKFGVRVFYTVLFVVFAFLRYLQQTLVYNKTESPTKIVYKDRYIQVTILIWLIAFLLLIYLKK from the coding sequence ATGAGAAAATTTTTAAAACTTTTACGTGTAGAACAATGGGTGAAAAACTTTTTTGTATTTACACCTCTTTTCTTTTCAGGGAATGTTACACATGTAGATTTAATGTTAAAAAGCATTTTCGCTTTTTTGGTTTTTTCTTTAACTGCTAGTTCTATTTATGTATTAAATGATTATTCAGATATAGAATCAGATAAAAAACATCCTGAAAAATGCAAAAGACCATTAGCAAGTGGAGCTATTTCTAAAACCACCGCTAAAATTATTTTTGTACTTCTTATTTTATCTGTTGTTTTATTGGTTTTCTTTGGTGGAGATTATTTCCATAAAAATTTTACCAAATTTTCTATCATCATTGTCTCTTATTTCTTCATGAATATTGCTTATACTTTTAAGCTAAAACATGTTGCCATTATAGATGTTTGCATTATTGCGTTAGGATTTGTGCTCAGAGTTTTAGCGGGAGGTTATGCTACAGGAATTGTCGTTTCACAATGGGCTATTTTACTAACTTTTGTCTTAGCATTAGTTCTAGCCATTGGTAAAAGAAGAGGAGAGTTAATAAACGCCGAAATTTCTGGGAAAACCAGAAAAGCACTTGACGGCTATAACGTACAATTTGCAGATATTGCCCTTTCTATTTCTGTGACATTGGCTATTGTTTGTTATCTTATGTTTACCTTAACTCCTGAAGTTCAAGAAAAATTCGGGGTAAGAGTTTTTTATACTGTTTTGTTTGTAGTTTTTGCTTTTTTAAGGTATTTACAGCAAACTTTGGTGTATAATAAAACCGAATCTCCTACTAAAATTGTCTACAAAGACAGATATATACAAGTAACCATTCTCATTTGGTTAATAGCATTTTTGTTATTAATATATTTAAAAAAATGA
- the ahcY gene encoding adenosylhomocysteinase — METKTQYLPYKVKDISLAEWGRKEIQLAEAEMPGLMALREEYGPSQPLKGARIAGCLHMTIQTAVLIETLVHLGAEVTWSSCNIFSTQDHAAAAIAAAGIPVYAWKGMNAEEFDWCIEQTIFFGEDRKPLNMILDDGGDLTNMVFDKFPELTAGIKGLSEETTTGVHRLYERMANGTLVMPAINVNDSVTKSKFDNKYGCRESAVDAIRRATDVMLAGKRVVVCGFGDVGKGTAASFRGAGSIVTVTEIDPICALQAAMEGYEVKKLDTVIENADIVITTTGNFNIVRAEHFKKMKDKTIVCNIGHFDNEIDMAWLNENYGNTKTEVKPQVDIYNVDGKEIIILAEGRLVNLGCATGHPSFVMSNSFTNQTLAQIELWTNSEAYENKVYMLPKHLDEKVAALHLKKLGVELETLSPEQAKYIGVEVEGPFKPEYYRY, encoded by the coding sequence ATGGAAACTAAAACTCAATATTTACCTTACAAAGTTAAGGATATTTCCCTAGCAGAATGGGGACGCAAAGAAATTCAATTGGCCGAAGCAGAAATGCCAGGTTTAATGGCGTTAAGAGAAGAATATGGTCCTTCTCAACCATTAAAAGGGGCTAGAATTGCAGGTTGTCTTCACATGACTATTCAAACTGCTGTTTTAATAGAAACTTTAGTTCACCTTGGTGCAGAAGTAACTTGGTCTTCATGTAATATTTTCTCTACTCAAGATCACGCTGCTGCTGCTATTGCTGCTGCTGGAATCCCAGTTTATGCTTGGAAAGGAATGAATGCAGAAGAATTCGATTGGTGTATTGAACAAACGATTTTCTTTGGAGAAGACAGAAAACCATTAAACATGATTCTGGATGATGGTGGTGACTTAACCAATATGGTTTTTGATAAATTCCCAGAATTAACTGCTGGAATCAAAGGTCTTTCTGAAGAAACAACTACTGGCGTTCACAGACTATACGAAAGAATGGCAAACGGAACTCTAGTAATGCCTGCAATTAACGTAAACGATTCTGTTACTAAATCTAAATTCGACAACAAATACGGTTGTAGAGAATCTGCTGTAGATGCAATCAGAAGAGCTACAGATGTAATGCTAGCTGGTAAAAGAGTGGTAGTTTGTGGTTTCGGAGATGTAGGTAAAGGTACTGCTGCTTCATTTAGAGGAGCTGGTTCTATCGTTACTGTTACAGAAATTGACCCAATCTGTGCTTTACAAGCTGCCATGGAAGGTTACGAAGTTAAAAAACTAGACACTGTAATCGAAAATGCTGATATTGTAATTACTACTACAGGTAACTTTAATATTGTAAGAGCTGAACATTTCAAAAAAATGAAAGATAAGACCATCGTTTGTAATATTGGTCACTTTGATAACGAAATTGATATGGCTTGGTTAAACGAAAACTATGGTAACACCAAAACTGAAGTAAAACCGCAAGTAGATATTTACAATGTAGATGGTAAAGAAATCATCATTTTAGCAGAAGGAAGATTGGTAAACCTTGGTTGTGCAACTGGTCACCCAAGTTTTGTAATGTCTAACTCATTTACTAACCAAACTTTAGCTCAAATTGAACTTTGGACAAATTCTGAAGCATACGAAAACAAAGTGTACATGTTACCAAAACATTTAGATGAAAAAGTAGCAGCACTTCACCTTAAAAAATTAGGCGTAGAGTTAGAAACACTTTCTCCAGAACAAGCTAAATACATTGGTGTAGAAGTAGAAGGTCCTTTCAAACCAGAATACTACAGATACTAA
- a CDS encoding TIGR01212 family radical SAM protein (This family includes YhcC from E. coli K-12, an uncharacterized radical SAM protein.) yields the protein MSIKTLAYGEKNYNYYSAYLREKYHGKRVYKVIVDGGFTCPNRDGSKGYGGCTYCNTDSFTPASRNLDSIREQVLHGMENATQNYKAEKFIIYFQPNSNTYAPVEELKLMYDEALKINSENIVGLSVGTRPDCLDAEIITLLESYKNKGLEVDIELGIESIYNETLQNLNRGCTHEDFISAMKLLENSSLDVCVHTILGLPGETREMIVKYADEINMFEKINFVKFHHLHIVKGSIMGVKYKREPFPLFTLEEYTDILCEILPKLRPDIVIQRLFALSDVEMLIAPKWGLKKSQIQNYIDAELERRNIIQGSEYRGEMSV from the coding sequence ATGTCTATTAAAACACTTGCTTACGGAGAAAAAAACTATAATTATTACAGTGCTTACCTCAGAGAAAAATATCACGGAAAGCGTGTGTACAAAGTCATTGTAGACGGTGGTTTTACCTGTCCGAACAGAGATGGCTCCAAAGGTTATGGCGGTTGTACCTATTGTAATACAGATTCTTTTACTCCTGCTTCTAGAAATCTAGATTCTATTCGTGAACAGGTTTTACATGGCATGGAAAACGCTACTCAAAATTATAAAGCAGAAAAATTTATCATTTATTTCCAGCCTAATTCTAATACTTATGCGCCAGTAGAAGAACTCAAATTAATGTACGATGAAGCATTGAAAATAAATTCAGAAAACATTGTTGGTTTATCCGTCGGAACACGTCCCGATTGTTTAGATGCAGAGATTATAACACTTCTAGAAAGTTACAAAAACAAAGGGTTAGAAGTAGATATAGAACTGGGAATAGAATCTATTTACAATGAAACTTTGCAAAATCTTAATCGTGGTTGCACTCATGAAGATTTCATTTCTGCCATGAAACTTTTAGAAAATTCTTCGTTAGATGTTTGCGTTCACACCATTTTGGGATTACCTGGCGAAACACGAGAAATGATTGTAAAATATGCTGATGAAATTAACATGTTTGAGAAAATTAATTTCGTGAAGTTTCATCACTTACACATCGTAAAAGGTTCTATTATGGGTGTAAAATACAAAAGAGAACCCTTCCCGCTCTTCACTTTAGAAGAATACACTGACATTCTCTGTGAAATTCTGCCAAAATTAAGGCCAGACATCGTCATTCAGAGACTTTTTGCTTTGTCTGATGTAGAAATGCTCATCGCACCAAAATGGGGCTTAAAAAAGTCTCAAATTCAAAATTACATTGATGCAGAGTTAGAAAGAAGAAACATCATTCAAGGAAGTGAGTATAGAGGAGAAATGAGCGTTTAG
- a CDS encoding acyl-CoA thioesterase, which yields MKLVYIKEIVVSDEHLDQNNHVNNVQYVHWVEEMAKEHWDILKNSTPFADDFWVLSDHHIQYKKQVFKGEMLTLKTYPEKPEGIRQPRKVEFYRGKELVVDSRTLWILMDSQNLKIRRVPEDWLEKI from the coding sequence ATGAAACTGGTTTATATCAAAGAAATTGTAGTAAGTGACGAGCATTTAGACCAAAATAATCATGTGAATAATGTTCAGTATGTGCATTGGGTAGAAGAAATGGCAAAAGAACATTGGGATATTTTAAAAAATAGTACTCCTTTTGCAGATGATTTTTGGGTGCTTTCTGACCATCATATTCAGTATAAGAAGCAAGTCTTTAAAGGTGAAATGCTCACGTTGAAAACATATCCTGAAAAACCAGAAGGAATAAGACAACCTAGAAAAGTAGAATTTTATAGAGGTAAAGAATTGGTGGTAGATTCTAGAACGCTTTGGATTCTGATGGATAGTCAGAATTTAAAAATTAGAAGAGTTCCAGAGGATTGGTTAGAAAAAATTTAG
- a CDS encoding cysteine desulfurase family protein, with protein MTQIYLDNAATTPLLDEVIDAMVVVMKNNFGNPSSTHTLGQEAKTILEETRRKIAHELHVSPAEIIYTSCGTEANNLILKSAVEDLKIERIITTELEHKCVAESVENLKNFKNVEVIYLNVNEKGDVDIEQLQQLLKSSDKKTLVSLMHVNNEIGNLLDLDKVANICKENGAYFHSDTVQTMAHLPLDFSKTLVDFASCSAHKFHGPKGAGFAFIRKSTHLKAQIHGGTQERNLRAGTENVVGIAGLGKAFEIATDNLEKFSSHIQEIKDYAIQRLSEKIPGILFNGRSAERDKSLYTVLSVSLPSQNPLIGLQLDMKGIAVSQGSACSSGAAKPSSVLSKILSEETQQNTTPLRISFSHKTTKEEIDALVNAVAEILRL; from the coding sequence ATGACACAGATATATTTAGATAATGCTGCTACCACACCACTTTTAGACGAAGTAATAGATGCGATGGTAGTGGTTATGAAAAACAATTTCGGGAATCCTTCTTCTACACATACCCTTGGTCAAGAAGCCAAAACAATTCTAGAAGAAACCCGTAGAAAAATTGCCCATGAACTCCATGTTTCCCCCGCAGAAATTATCTACACTTCTTGCGGAACTGAAGCTAATAATTTAATTCTGAAATCTGCGGTTGAAGATTTAAAAATCGAAAGAATTATTACCACAGAATTAGAGCATAAATGTGTAGCAGAATCGGTAGAAAATCTCAAAAATTTTAAAAATGTAGAAGTGATTTACCTCAATGTCAATGAAAAAGGAGATGTAGATATAGAGCAATTACAGCAGCTTTTGAAGTCTTCCGATAAAAAAACTTTGGTCAGTTTAATGCACGTAAATAATGAAATTGGTAATCTTTTAGACTTGGATAAAGTTGCCAATATTTGCAAAGAAAACGGAGCGTATTTTCATTCAGATACGGTGCAAACCATGGCACATTTACCTTTGGATTTTTCTAAAACTTTGGTAGATTTTGCCAGTTGTAGTGCGCACAAATTCCATGGACCAAAAGGTGCAGGTTTTGCTTTCATCAGAAAATCTACCCACTTAAAAGCTCAAATTCATGGTGGAACTCAAGAGCGAAACTTAAGAGCAGGAACAGAAAATGTAGTAGGAATCGCAGGACTAGGGAAAGCATTTGAAATTGCAACGGATAATTTAGAAAAATTCTCTTCTCATATTCAAGAAATTAAGGATTACGCCATCCAAAGACTTTCAGAAAAAATTCCGGGAATTCTTTTTAATGGAAGAAGTGCAGAAAGGGATAAGAGTCTTTACACGGTATTAAGTGTGTCTTTGCCCTCACAAAATCCTTTGATTGGTCTGCAGCTAGATATGAAAGGAATTGCAGTTTCACAAGGAAGTGCATGTAGTTCTGGAGCAGCAAAACCATCATCTGTACTTTCTAAAATTTTAAGTGAAGAAACCCAGCAAAACACCACTCCGCTTAGAATATCTTTTTCTCATAAAACAACAAAAGAAGAAATAGATGCGCTAGTTAATGCAGTGGCGGAAATCTTACGATTATAG
- the trxA gene encoding thioredoxin: MAVELTDSNFQELVLNSDKPVLVDFWAAWCGPCRMLGPIIEELHDDFQGKAIVGKVDVDNNQQVSMDYGIRNIPTVLIFKNGEVVDKFVGVAPKAAIAEKLNVYL, encoded by the coding sequence ATGGCAGTAGAATTAACAGACAGCAACTTTCAAGAATTGGTATTAAATTCAGATAAACCAGTATTAGTAGATTTTTGGGCAGCTTGGTGTGGACCATGTAGAATGCTTGGGCCAATCATTGAAGAACTTCATGATGATTTCCAAGGAAAAGCGATTGTAGGAAAAGTAGATGTAGATAATAATCAACAAGTATCTATGGATTACGGAATCAGAAATATCCCTACTGTTTTGATTTTTAAGAACGGAGAAGTAGTAGATAAATTCGTAGGAGTAGCTCCTAAAGCGGCTATTGCAGAGAAATTAAATGTATACTTGTAA
- a CDS encoding 4'-phosphopantetheinyl transferase superfamily protein: MPFYHDYSDENAVILYWKYSDEDEFNAEELIEPENLEKAKDYHPKKLLEHLMVRKMLKMLLPEHKILYKTIGEPYLWPDSAHISITHSFPFASLAVSKNRVGIDLEKISSKILRIKDKFLHESEHIWTQNRQNEVDLLTIIWVIKESLYKVHLSKYWSLKAHYQVFPFDVNNLSEIKCRVFDDFFSHDFTAKVFKIEDFYFAIVEENRDLED; this comes from the coding sequence ATGCCCTTCTATCATGATTATTCTGATGAAAATGCTGTAATTCTTTACTGGAAGTATAGTGATGAAGACGAATTTAATGCAGAAGAACTCATAGAACCCGAAAATCTGGAAAAAGCCAAAGATTATCATCCCAAAAAGTTATTAGAACATTTGATGGTAAGAAAAATGCTCAAAATGCTACTTCCAGAGCACAAAATTCTCTATAAAACCATCGGCGAACCTTATCTCTGGCCAGATTCCGCTCATATTTCTATCACGCATTCTTTTCCATTTGCTTCTTTAGCGGTTTCTAAAAATAGAGTAGGAATAGATTTAGAGAAAATAAGTTCTAAAATTCTAAGAATCAAAGATAAATTTCTACACGAATCGGAACATATTTGGACTCAAAACAGACAAAATGAAGTAGATTTATTGACGATTATTTGGGTCATCAAAGAAAGTCTTTATAAAGTTCACTTGTCTAAATATTGGTCGTTAAAAGCTCATTATCAGGTATTTCCTTTTGATGTCAATAACCTTTCTGAAATAAAATGCAGAGTTTTTGATGATTTTTTCAGCCATGATTTCACAGCGAAAGTTTTTAAAATAGAAGATTTTTACTTCGCCATCGTAGAAGAAAACCGCGACTTAGAAGATTAA